From the genome of Lysinibacter sp. HNR:
CTGGGAGGGTGAACCGGGAGATACCCGCACCATCACCTACCACCAACTTCTGGGAGAGGTCAAGAAGGCCGCAAACCTACTCACCAGCCTCGGGGTCACCCGGGGAGACAGGGTCGCTATCTATCTGCCCATGATTCCCGAGGCCGTCATTGCGATGCTTGCGGTTGCGCGCATCGGAGCCATTCACTCGGTTGTTTTTGGCGGATTCAGCGCAGAAAGCCTTCGCGCCCGTATCGATGATGCCCAGGCAAAAATTATCATCACGGCTGACGGCGGGTGGCGTAAGGGCAGGGTCTCACCCCTCAAACCCGCGGTGGACGAGGCGCTTGCTCTCGCCACAGAGACTCCCCTGTCGGTAGAACACGTGCTAGTGGTACAGCGCGGAGAAAACGATATCGCCTGGGAGGAGGGCCGCGATCTCTGGTGGCACGAGGAAATCGCTCAGGTCGATGATCAGCACACCGCCCAGGGTTTTCCCGCGGAGAACCCCCTCTTTATCCTCTACACTTCCGGCACCACGGGAAAGCCCAAGGGGATCCTGCACACCTCTGGCGGCTACCTCACGCAGGCAAGCTTTACCCACCGCGCGGTGTTTGACCTTCGCCCCGAAACAGACGTGTACTGGTCAACGGCCGATATCGGCTGGGTCACCGGTCATAGCTACGTCGTCTACGGTCCGCTGAGTAACGGAGCCACCCAGGTGATGTACGAGGGCACCCCCGAAACCCCCACCTGGAGCAGGTGGTGGGAAATCGTGGAGCGCTACGGCGTCACCATCTTCTACACGGCACCAACAGCCATTCGATCCTTCATGAAGCAGGGCCGAGAGGTTGCCCTTAAACACGACCTCTCCACCATCCGCCTCCTGGGAACCGTGGGTGAGCCCATCAACCCCGAGGCGTGGCTGTGGTATCGCGAGGTTATCGGAGCGGGCACCGCTCCGATCGTGGATACCTGGTGGCAGACAGAAACCGGGGCAATCATGATCTCCCCCCTACCGGGTGTTACCGCAACCAAACCGGGCAGTGCGCAGGTGCCCATCCCCGGGATCAGCATAGATGTGGTTGACGATAACGCAGACCACGTTGGCAGGGGTAATGGCGGCCTTCTCACCGTCACTAAACCGTGGCCCAGCATGCTGCGAGGCATTTGGGGCGATCCCGAGCGTTTTATTGCTACCTACTGGCGCACATTTGGCGATAAGTATTTTGCCGGCGACGGAGCCCGTCTTGATGCCGACGGTGACATCTGGCTGATGGGTCGAGTCGATGACGTGATGAACGTCTCCGGACACCGCCTCTCCACCACGGAGATTGAATCGTCACTCGTCTCACACCCGTCGGTGGCGGAGGCCGCGGTTGTGGGGGCCCAGGACGAGGTCACGGGTCAGGCGGTGGTTGCATTTGTCATCCTCAAGAAAAACCAAACGCTCATTGGGGATTCAGACCAGGCTTCAGCCATACTCACTGCCCATGTTGGCAATCATATTGGGGCAATTGCCCGTCCCCGCCAGGTCTTTGTTGTGGGCGAGCTCCCCAAGACCCGTTCGGGAAAGATTATCCGCCGACTACTTAAAGACGTTGCCGAAGGGCGTGAGGTGGGAGACACCAGCACGCTCGCCGACACCAACATCATGCAGCTCATCACGGAGAAGCTGCGATAGACAAAAACGGTTGCTAGTCCCTTACCTCAAACACAAACTCAACCTCCACCGGGGCGTTGAGCGGAAGAACCGCTACCCCCACGGCGGATCGAGCGTGGACACCGGCATCCCCAAATATTTCTCCCAGCGCGAGAGAGGTACCGTTGATGACCCCGGGCTGCCCAAAAAAATCTGGATCTGAAGCGACAAATCCCACCACTTTAACCACGCGGATAATTTTGTCAAGATCCCCGAGAATACCCTTGGCGGCAGCAAGCCCGTTCAGGGCACAGACCTTAGCGTAGGCGTTGGCGTCTTCCGGACTCACCAGGCCCTCACCCTCACCCACCTTTCCGGCGGCTGGAAGCTCACCCTTTACAAAGGGAAGCTGCCCCGAAGTGTAAACGTAGTTCCCGGTACGCACAGCAGGCACATAAGCAGCTACCGGAGCCGCAATAGCGGGAAGTTCAAGACCCCGTTCTGCTAGGCGCTGCTCGATCACACTCATGCTTGCACCGCCTGACGCTTCATGTAGGCGACGTTACCGCCCGCAGGCCCGGCCACCACCTGAACCAGCTCCCACCCCTCGGCACCCCAGTTATTCAGGATCTGTGCCTCAGTGTGCAAAATAAGCGGAGTCACAAAATACTCCCACACGGGCGGTTTTTCTCGGTTATTATCAGGAATTTCAGTCATTATTTCTGCTCCTTAAACAGTAATCTTCGGTGATCTACGGGGTAATAATAGGGCGTTTTTCAGATTTGTCACTTATGTTTGATTCTATGATGACTTCTCCCTCCTCATATAAACGCGTTTTAAAAGGTAGAGTGAATCCCGTGAAATCTCGTACAGCCAGCGGTGCCATGGGAGGAATTCTCGGGTTTGTATCAATGAGCGCGGTGGCCGGAGTGCTGGTTACAGCCTCCGTTGTTCCCGTGGTTGCCCTCAGTAGCAGCGGAGCCGACAGCGTGGTGTCAATTTTTGACAATCTGCCTGAAAATATGCAGTTCGGTCAGCTCGCTCAGGCATCCACGCTGTATGCAAAACAGGGTGAGGACTACATTCCCTTCGCCACATTCTTCGACCAGGATCGTATTGAGGTCGGCGCCGAACAAATCCCTCAGGCGGCTAAAGATGCTGCGATCGCGGTGGAGGACCCCCGCTTTTTTGAACACGGCGGCGTTGACATGATCTCGATGTCCAGGGCTCTCGTCACAAACGCCCTGGGTGTAGGCAAGGTGAGTGGGGCTTCAACCATCACCATGCAGGTGGTGAAGAATATCCTGGTGCAGCGTGCCGAGGGAGAAACCGATGAAGAAGTACGAGCCGCAGCGTACAAAGACGCCACCCGCAACGACGCTGATCGCAAGCTTAAAGAGATGAAGCTCGCGATTGGTCTTGAAAAAAACTACTCTAAAGACGAAATCCTTCAGCAATACCTCAACATCGCCCTCTTTGGGCGCCGCGTTTACGGCATTGAGGCTGCAGCGCAATATTACTATGGCATACCGGCGGCGCAACTCAGTCTGGAGCAATCAGCAACGCTGATAAGCATAGTAAATAACCCGGAGAATCTTCGGATCGATAGGGAAGAAAATCTTCCACAAAGCACCGAGCGTCGAAATAACGTTCTCGCAGCCATGCTCACAAACGAGAAGATAACCCAGGAAGAGTACGATGCGGCAGTGGCTACCCCCATCGTCCCTAACCTCCACCCAAGAACCAGCGGTTGTATGGCGGCCGGGGGACTTGCGTTCTTCTGCGACTACGTTACTCGAGTCATTAAAAATGACCCCAAGTTTGGTAATTCGCAGGACGAGCGGATTTTCAACTTCAGCCGAGGCGGCTTGGACGTATACACAACCATTGATCTTGAGTTGCAGGGCGCGGCCGAGCAAAGCGTGCAGAGTCGGATCCCCGCAACTATGCCGGGGATTGATCTTGGTGCAACCGCGGTAACCACCGATAATCAGACCGGAAATATTCTCGCCATGACGCAGAACAGACCGTTCAACGATATAGAGGAACTTCCGGATCACACCGCAATTAACTACAATACGGATCGTCTCTACGGGGGTTCCAGCGGTTTCCAATCGGGCTCAACCTACAAAGCGTTCACACTCGCGGAGTGGATCAAACAGGGCTACTCGCTCAACGAAGTTGTCAATGTCAGCCCCCGAGAAGTAAATATGGCGCGTTACAAAAACCGCTGTATGCCGGGAGGCGTAGCGGGTGGTGGCAAGTTTAAATTTGACAACGCCACCAACACACGGGGCAACAGGACCGTTTTGAACGCCACCGAGCAGTCCATCAACGGTGGTTATATGAGCATGGCTGAGCGGCTCGACATCTGTGACATCACTGAGCTTGCCCAAAGTATGGGTGTTCACCGCGCCGCTCCCTTCCCCAACCGTGGAGAGAGCCTTGACCTCGAGAACAACCTCTCCTCCATCTTCAGTGGTACCGACGAAGTTGCTCCGATGACAATGGCCCTCGCCTACGGTGGCTTTGCCGCCGAAGGTAAGGTGTGCCAGCCCAACTCAATTGAACGTATCGTTGATTCTTCGGGCAAGGAGAAAGACTTCACTCGCGGAACCTGTTCCCAAGCCATCGACCCCCCGGTCGCTGCGGGCGTTGCCTACGCTCTGGAAAGCGGCGTGCACAACGGGCTCTCACGGGCAGCCCGCAGTAGTTTGGGCACCCCGCACCTCGCCAAGACCGGAACCACCGACGACTACGTTGACAACTGGCTCGTGGGCTCAAGCACTAAGGTATCCACCGCAGTTTGGGTAGGAAACGTGAGCGGTAAGGTTGATACTCGCAACTTCCGGGGAGTGGAAAATGCTAAAAACCTTATCTGGCCGGACATTATGAACGTTGCCGATCGAAAGTATGGCGGCGAAGCTTTCCCCCAACCCACTAGCTCAAGCAGAACAAGGACAGCGGTAACGATTCCCGACACGGTAGGAAAAACCTACGAGGAGGCGGCTGCTCTCCTAACGCCCCTCGGGTTTACCGTGGCCGATGGTGGGGAAACCGACTCCAACCAGCCGCAGGGAAGGGTCGCGGGAACAACACCGGCGGCAGGCACAAGCGCTCCCGAAAACTCCACCGTGACCATTCTACGAAGTAACGCGATGCTGACAGAGATTCCAACGCTCTACAACAGGTGGGATCGCAGTAGTCAAGAATTGCGAAACGCGGGCTTCACCACACCGCCTAATGCCCGCTGTGACGTTGAGGGCGGCACGCTTCCACAGAACGAGAACGAGCGCACCCTTGTAAGTTCAGAGCCCGCCCAGGGACAACTTGCACGAAAAGACAGTCAGATAACCTTTATCGTGAGCTGTCAATAGTGACCGGTTCGGAGTCTCGTCGCAGCTCTTCCCTCGCTACCACAATCCTCAAAGGTGCCCTGGTAGCGGGGGCTGCCGCTTTTGTGTGGGGAACCGTTATTGAGCGGCAACTTTTTACCCTGCGCAGAATTAACATGCCGGTTCTTCCAGAGGGTCGCACTCCCATACGAATACTTCACCTTTCGGATCTTCACTTAGCCCCCTGGCAGTTTCGTAAGCAGCGCTGGGTGCGTAGCCTCGCCACTCTCGCGCCAGATCTCGTAGTAACCACCGGGGACAACATGGGGCATGAGGAAGCCCTGTTTGCCCTCAAGCACACCCTGGAGCCTTTCGAGAATACCCCGGGCGTTTTTGTACACGGTTCAAACGACTACTACAAGCCCATGATCAAAAGCCCCCTGCGTTACCTGCGTAAACCGAGTCAGCGAAGCATGAAAAACCCCACGCTCCCCATCGCTCCCCTCAATAACTTTTTTGAAGATTCTCTGGGGTGGGTATCCCTCAATAACTCCGCCGTTCGACTCTCAATCTTAGACAGCACGCTGGAGCTATTTGGACTGAATGATCCACACATCGGGTACGACAGGCCAGACGATATGCGATCGGCGCTTCACACGCTGCGCGGAGAATCCGCAGATGAAGATCCACAGGTGAGCCGAATTGGCGTCGTGCACGCCCCCTACCAGAAAGCTCTCAACACACTTGTTGATTCGGGAGCTTCTGCCCTAATTGCAGGTCACACCCACGGCGGACAGGTGTGTATCCCCGGATACGGGGCCCTCACCACAAACTGTGATCTGCCCCGAGAACAGGCCAAGGGGTTGTCTCTCTGGCATCACAAACAGCGCGCCGCTTTCCTCACGGTAAGCGCCGGGCTGGGACACTCAATCTATGCACCCGTCCGCTTTGCCTGCCGCCCCGAGGCAACGCTCATCACCCTCGTTCCGGCAGCCGTTTAGACTATCGAGAGTTACGTTCCGCCACGATCTCCGCGATCTGCACGGCGTTCAGTGCCGCCCCCTTGCGCAGATTGTCGTTCGAGACGAAGAAGGCCAAACCGTTTCCGTCCGCCGTCGACTGGTCTTCCCGAATACGACCCACATAGCTGGAATCCTGCCCCGCAGCCCCCAGGGGCGTGGGAACCTCACTCAGCCTTACACCGGGAGCGGAGCGCAGCAGCTCTGTTGCCTGCTCAGCAGAGAACGGCTTTGCAAACTCGGCGTTGACCGAAAGAGAGTGTCCGGTAAACACGGGAACACGAACGCATGTCCCCGATACTCGAAGGTCGGGAATCCCCAGGATACGACGACTCTCGTAGCGGAGTTTCTTTTCCTCATCGGTCTCGCCGAGGCCATCATCCACAATCGAACCGGCCAGGGGCAACACGTTAAACGCGATGGGCTTAGCGTATTTAACCGGTTCTGGGAAGTCTACAGCCGAGCCGTCATGTACAAGACACGTGAGGTCTCCCTGGGAAACCGCTGCCTGTACCTGCTGTGCAAGTTCTTCGGCCCCGGCAAGACCGGAGCCCGAAACTGCCTGGAAGGTGGTCACAACCAGGCGAACCAACTCGGCCCTGTTGTGCAGAACACTCAATACCGGCATCATAGCCATTGTTGTGCAATTGGGGTTTGCGATGATTCCCTTAACCGCCCGATCAATCGTGTGTGGGTTAACCTCGCTCACAACGAGGGGAACCTCGGGATCCATCCGCCAGGCGCTGGAGTTATCGATGACCATTGCACCGGCCTCCGCAAACCGGGGTGCATACGCACGCGATCCCGTAGCACCCGCGGAAAAGAGAGCGATCTGAATACCGGTGGGGTCTGCGGTGGCCACATCCTCTACCACAATCTCTTTCCCCTGAAATGTGATCGTTTTTCCCGCGGAGCGGGCGGAGGCAAAAAGGCGGAGGCTCGCAACGGGAAAGTCCCGCTGCTCGAGCAGGGTCAGCATTACCGTGCCAACCTGTCCGGTGGCTCCAACAATGGCAATGTGTTGTGGTGTAGACATGGTTCCTCTATTTTCCGTACCGCTGTGGGTTCATCCGGGTAGGCCGCAGCCGGGGTGCAATTAGGTTAGCAATAAAAAAGGTGTGAGGGCGTGTTAGCGTCCGGTTCCGGCGTGAACGATAGCCACATCATCAGCGTCAAGCTCAAACGCGGCGTGCAACACGCGTGCAGCCTCGGCCAGACTATCGGCTCGGGTAACTACAGAAATACGGATTTCACTTGTTGAAATCATCTCGATGTTAATACCCGCGTCAAAGAGCGCGCGGAAAAACTTGGCCGAAACACCGGCGTTAGTGCGCATTCCCGCCCCCACCACCGCGAGCTTGCCAATCTGGTCATCGTATTGCAGACTGAGGAACTCGATGCGTTCCCTCTCGGCCTCCAGAGCATCAATCACACGGGAGCCGTCCCCGCTCGGCAGGGTGAAGGAGATATCGGTGCGCCCAGTGGCCGCAGCCGAGACATTCTGAACGATCATGTCGATGTTGGCACCGGTCTTTGCGACAATTTCAAAGATTTCGGCTGCCTTACCCGGAATATCGGATACACCAACAACCGTAATCTTGGCCTCGCCAGAGTCGGTTGCTATACCGGTGATGATGGGCTCTTCCACACTACCTCCATTCGGAATGCCGTCTTCGGGGTTGTACACGATGGTACCCTCGTTGTTGTTAAACGAGGATCGCACGTGGAGTGTTACCCCATGACGGCGAGCGTACTCAACCGCTCGAATATACAAAATCTTAGCCCCAGACGCTGCCAGTTCCAGCATCTCTTCGCTCATAATAAAATCTATTTTCCTGGCGTTGGGAACGATCCGGGGATCCGATGTGTACACGCCGTCAACATCGCTGTATATCTCGCACACATCGGCGTTAAGCGCGGCGGCCAGGGCTACAGCGGTTGTGTCGGAGCCACCCCGACCCAGGGTTGTAATATCTCCGGTGCCGCGATTAAAACCCTGGAAACCCGCAACAATTGCTATCGCACCTCGATCAAGCGCCGCACGAACCCGCTTGGGGGTAACATCCACAATACGAGCAGCACCGTGTGTGGCATCCGTGATCATACCGGCCTGGCTACCCGTAAAAGAGAGGGCCTCATGTCCCATTCCCTTAATGGCCATGGCAAGGAGCGCCATGGAGATCCTCTCCCCCGCGGTGAGAAGCATATCGAGTTCTCTGGGTGCGGGTATGGGTGAGACCGCGTGAGCCAGGTCGAGCAGATCATCCGTGGAATCGCCCATTGCAGAGATTGCAACAACAACGTCGTTACCCTGGCGGTGAGTGTCAACAATGCGCTTGGCCACGCGTTTGATGCTCTCGGCATCAGCAACCGAGGATCCGCCAAACTTCTGCACGATTAATGCCATATAGCTCTCTCCGAATGTTTCCCGCTATTGATTTTACGCCCAAAATTCAATAATACGGCACAAAAAATGCGTTGAGGTGCATACACAGGCGACTCACGTGTAACTGCATCAGATCGGTTCGCACCGAACGTGACCCGGGCTTTGCCCCGTGAGTGGTTTACACCGTGATACAGAAGCCTAATCGATACTGCGCCGTCCCTCAAAAGCGCGTCCCAGTGTGACCTCATCCGCAAATTCGAGATCACCTCCCACCGGCAAGCCGGAAGCCAACCGAGAAACCGGAACATCCATCGATTTAAACAGCCGTGAAAGATAGGCTGCGGTTGCCTCACCCTCCAGATTGGGGTCGGTTGCCAAGATTATCTCGGACACCTCAGTGTCTGCGAGACGACGCATCAGCGACGCAATGTTGAGGTTATCCGGCCCAATCCCATCGATCGGACTGATCGCACCCCCGAGCACGTGATACAGACCTCGAAACTGTAGGGTTCGTTCAATCGCCACAACATCTTTAGGCTCCTCAACAACACAGATAAGAGTGGAATCACGCCGCGGGTCACGACAAATGGAGCAGAACTCCTGTTCCGACACGTTTCCACACTGCACGCAGAATTGAACGCGTTCGCGGACGGTCGAGAGCAGCTCGGCTAGGCGGGAAACATCTGCGCTCTGCGATTGAACGATATGAAAGGTGATTCGCTGCGCAGATTTTGGCCCGATTCCAGGCAAACGCCCGAACTCCTCAATAAGGTCCTGAATAATTCCCTCGTACACCGTTCACCTCACCCCGTCTCCTCGGGAAGATCCTGTTCTTCCAAAAATGTCGCCCCCAGCACCTCACGCACCACAGACTCACCGTAGCGGGTGCTCTCCGCGTGGTTTTCCTCCACCTCGGGTGTGGACGCTCGCGCACGAAGAATAGCGGCTGCGCTGGAGGAGGGCTCTGCCAATGATCTGCCCGGCGCGGCAGAATCCTCGGGAACACTCTGTGTCGGCAGGTTTGACACCTGTGAGTTTGGCACAGGGTTTTCCGGCGGCGGGGGTGGACTCCAATCCTCTTCCGGAGGTACCTCGTCATCGCTCACGCGGGGATAGTCCTCAATCTCACTCCGGGTGGGCGCGGAAACCTCGGGAGTTTTTGAGGAAGGTTCACTCTCAAAGGTTTTCGGGTCTTCACCAACCTCCGGCTTCTCACGGACCGCTGGGCTTTCACGAGCCTCCGACTCTACAAGCACCTCTGGGGTCTCGGGCGACACGGACACTCGGGGCACGTCGCGACCGATGGTCGTTGGCAGCGAGGGTGCTGAGTCAGCACCGGGAATAGCCACCACGTTCCACTCGGTGACGGGAGCAACCGGCGTAGAGCCCTGCGGAGCGCTCACGTTCGCCTCGGATGTTTCCCCGGGCACCGCAGCCACCCCCTCCCGGGACGACGCAGCCGGCCTCTCCCCGAACGGTACGGAGTTCACCGGTGGCGGAAACGAAGATTGCTGCTCACTCTCAACCCGTGCCATAAACCGAACCCGGAAACCCAACACGCTTTGAATAGCGCTGCGGAGCTGTTCACTTACGCTCTCCGGGCCGGACGTTGCGCCCCGAAAACTCGAAACGTCATTGGCGCTGGGAAAGGAGAGCACAAGAACGTCGTCGTTGAGTTCACGCACCGTTGCGGTATATGCCGCCATCCAGGCTCGACGATCAACCCGCATGAGAACGTCAAGAATCTCCTGCCAGGAGTGTTTCATCTGTTCCAGGGTAACCGGGCTAATCTGAGCTTCCCCCGTCACGGCTGCTGCGGAAGGGGGCGCTGCGGCGGGAGATTTCCCGGTCACGCGAGCTTCTTCTCCCGAACGTAGTTCCTCAGAAGCAAGCGGTTGCACGGAAGAACGAAGCGATTCATCGGGGCGAGACTCAGCGCTGGAATCAGCCTCATTGATCAAGAGTGACTGTTCCGCAGTACGGGACTCGGGTACAGGCTCAGATTCTGGGGCGGCGCGAGGCGGCTCCACAGGGCCCGCAGGCTCCGCAACACGAGGTTCTGGGGCAAGGCCGGGCGTCTGAGTTGCACGGGACGGCTCCGCAGCACGAGGCGGCGCTGCCAGCGTTGCGCCCGCGACTGGTTCAGATCGAATCTCAGCAACCGTGCGCTGGGGAGCGCGCGCGCCCGTACCGCCACCCTCTGCAGCAGCCGACACGGGCCCGGATACGCCAATACGACGCTCAATGCGTTCCAGCCGTGTGAGAGCACCTCGCTCTGCATCACCAAGACTCGGAACAAGCGCCCGGGCAACCATAAACTCGAGGTGCAGCCGGGGAGAGGTGGCACCCGTCATATCGTTCAGCGTCTTGTTCACTACCTCGGCCGCGCGGGAAAGCTCTACCGGACCAAAAACCGCGGCTTGATCAAACATGCGTTGTAACTCATCCTCGGGCACACCGCGAAGAACCGCCGCGGCCCGCTCCGGGCCACTCGCAGAAACAACTATGAGATCGCGTATGCGCTCAAGAAGATCCTCCACAAACCTACGGGGATCCTGTCCCGTTTGCACCACCCGATCAACAGCGGCAAAAGCGGCGGCCCCGTCGCTACCGCCCAGCGCCTCAATCACCTCGTCAAGCAACTCCGTGTGGGTAAACCCAAGCAGGCTCACCGCACGCTCGTACTCAACCGTGTCACCCTCGGAACCAGCTATGAGCTGGTCGAGCAGAGAGAGGGTGTCCCGGGCCGAGCCACCGCCCGCCCGTACCGCCAACGACAACACACCAGGTTCGGTTTTTACCCCCTCGCTATCGCAGAGCTGCTGGGTATACTCCAGGAGTTGAGCGGGCGGGATCAAGCGAAAAGGATAGTGATGCGTGCGCGATCGGATCGTGCCAATCACCTTGTCCGGTTCCGTGGTGGCAAAGATAAATTTGACGTGCTCCGGCGGCTCTTCCACAATTTTGAGCAGGGCGTTAAACCCGCCCGACGTGACCATGTGGGCCTCATCAATAATAAAAATCTTGTAGCGATCGCGGGCCGGGGCAAAGATCGCCCTCTCGCGCAGGTCACGCGCATCCTCCACACCACCGTGGCTAGCGGCGTCGATCTCAACCACATCGAGCGACCCACCACCGCCACGGCTCAGTTCCACACAGCTGGGGCAACTGCCGCAGGGGGTATCCGTGGGCCCCTCCGCGCAGTTGAGGCAGCGCGCAAGAATACGGGCGGAGGTTGTTTTACCGCACCCACGAGGGCCACTAAAAAGATACGCGTGATTAACCCGATTGGTACGAAGAGCGGTCATGAGGGGGGCGGTCACCTGAGACTGACCGATCATCTCAGCAAAACTCTCTGGCCGATAACGGCGATACAGTGCGGTAGCCACCCTTGTGATTCTACAGGGTACCGCTGATCGTCTCGCGGGCCTGACGAGCAATCTCCAACTCCTCGTCGGTGGGGATCACCAAGACCTCAACCGCAGAGTCGTCCGCAGAAATTCTGCGTGCACCGCCGCGAACAGCATTGCGTTCAGCATCTAGTTTGATGCCCAACCACTCCAGACCCTTGAGAATTTCCTCACGCAACGGAGGGGCATTCTCGCCCACCCCCGCCGTGAAAGTGATCACATCAGCCCCGCCCAGGTGCACCAGATAGGCCCCCAAATAGTGCCGCACCCGGTGAACATACACATCAAGCGCGAGCTGCGCCTCCGCGTTCCCCTCCTCAGCCATGGTCTCAACATCTCGCATATCTCCGGTGCCGACCAGCCCCATAAAACCACTCTGACGATTGAGGAGACGATCAAGGTCATCAATGGTGAAGTCGGCGGTGCGGGCCAGGTGAAACAACACGGAGGGATCAATATCGCCGGACCGGGTTCCCATCACTAGACCCTGAAGCGGCGTCATCCCCATTGAGGTCTCCCGAGACACTCCCCCGTCAACAGCACAGACCGAGGCTCCGTTGCCCAGGTGCAGCACCACCTGCTTCAGGTCGGCCAGGGGTCGACCCAAAAATTCTGCGGCGGCCTGCGAAACATACTTGTGGGAGGTTCCGTGAAAACCATACCTGCGCACCTGATGCTTCTCTGCCAGCTCGCGATCAATCGCGTAGGTGTAGGCCTCAGCAGACATCGTCTGGTGAAAAGCGGTGTCAAAAACAGCCACGTGGGGCACCCCGGGAAAGGCCTCACGGGCGGCAACTATTCCCTGGTAGTTAGCCGGGTTGTGTAGGGGAGCAAGCTCCGAGA
Proteins encoded in this window:
- the acs gene encoding acetate--CoA ligase gives rise to the protein MSPNNKTPGVIESLQTEVENFPAPPHFVETAQFGPEIYQQATQNPEEFWAEQARALHWHKPFTQTLDWSNAPFASWFGDGEINLSYNCLDRHVLAGNGDRVAIHWEGEPGDTRTITYHQLLGEVKKAANLLTSLGVTRGDRVAIYLPMIPEAVIAMLAVARIGAIHSVVFGGFSAESLRARIDDAQAKIIITADGGWRKGRVSPLKPAVDEALALATETPLSVEHVLVVQRGENDIAWEEGRDLWWHEEIAQVDDQHTAQGFPAENPLFILYTSGTTGKPKGILHTSGGYLTQASFTHRAVFDLRPETDVYWSTADIGWVTGHSYVVYGPLSNGATQVMYEGTPETPTWSRWWEIVERYGVTIFYTAPTAIRSFMKQGREVALKHDLSTIRLLGTVGEPINPEAWLWYREVIGAGTAPIVDTWWQTETGAIMISPLPGVTATKPGSAQVPIPGISIDVVDDNADHVGRGNGGLLTVTKPWPSMLRGIWGDPERFIATYWRTFGDKYFAGDGARLDADGDIWLMGRVDDVMNVSGHRLSTTEIESSLVSHPSVAEAAVVGAQDEVTGQAVVAFVILKKNQTLIGDSDQASAILTAHVGNHIGAIARPRQVFVVGELPKTRSGKIIRRLLKDVAEGREVGDTSTLADTNIMQLITEKLR
- a CDS encoding RidA family protein; translation: MSVIEQRLAERGLELPAIAAPVAAYVPAVRTGNYVYTSGQLPFVKGELPAAGKVGEGEGLVSPEDANAYAKVCALNGLAAAKGILGDLDKIIRVVKVVGFVASDPDFFGQPGVINGTSLALGEIFGDAGVHARSAVGVAVLPLNAPVEVEFVFEVRD
- a CDS encoding DUF4177 domain-containing protein, with the translated sequence MTEIPDNNREKPPVWEYFVTPLILHTEAQILNNWGAEGWELVQVVAGPAGGNVAYMKRQAVQA
- a CDS encoding transglycosylase domain-containing protein, with protein sequence MKSRTASGAMGGILGFVSMSAVAGVLVTASVVPVVALSSSGADSVVSIFDNLPENMQFGQLAQASTLYAKQGEDYIPFATFFDQDRIEVGAEQIPQAAKDAAIAVEDPRFFEHGGVDMISMSRALVTNALGVGKVSGASTITMQVVKNILVQRAEGETDEEVRAAAYKDATRNDADRKLKEMKLAIGLEKNYSKDEILQQYLNIALFGRRVYGIEAAAQYYYGIPAAQLSLEQSATLISIVNNPENLRIDREENLPQSTERRNNVLAAMLTNEKITQEEYDAAVATPIVPNLHPRTSGCMAAGGLAFFCDYVTRVIKNDPKFGNSQDERIFNFSRGGLDVYTTIDLELQGAAEQSVQSRIPATMPGIDLGATAVTTDNQTGNILAMTQNRPFNDIEELPDHTAINYNTDRLYGGSSGFQSGSTYKAFTLAEWIKQGYSLNEVVNVSPREVNMARYKNRCMPGGVAGGGKFKFDNATNTRGNRTVLNATEQSINGGYMSMAERLDICDITELAQSMGVHRAAPFPNRGESLDLENNLSSIFSGTDEVAPMTMALAYGGFAAEGKVCQPNSIERIVDSSGKEKDFTRGTCSQAIDPPVAAGVAYALESGVHNGLSRAARSSLGTPHLAKTGTTDDYVDNWLVGSSTKVSTAVWVGNVSGKVDTRNFRGVENAKNLIWPDIMNVADRKYGGEAFPQPTSSSRTRTAVTIPDTVGKTYEEAAALLTPLGFTVADGGETDSNQPQGRVAGTTPAAGTSAPENSTVTILRSNAMLTEIPTLYNRWDRSSQELRNAGFTTPPNARCDVEGGTLPQNENERTLVSSEPAQGQLARKDSQITFIVSCQ
- a CDS encoding metallophosphoesterase codes for the protein MLKGALVAGAAAFVWGTVIERQLFTLRRINMPVLPEGRTPIRILHLSDLHLAPWQFRKQRWVRSLATLAPDLVVTTGDNMGHEEALFALKHTLEPFENTPGVFVHGSNDYYKPMIKSPLRYLRKPSQRSMKNPTLPIAPLNNFFEDSLGWVSLNNSAVRLSILDSTLELFGLNDPHIGYDRPDDMRSALHTLRGESADEDPQVSRIGVVHAPYQKALNTLVDSGASALIAGHTHGGQVCIPGYGALTTNCDLPREQAKGLSLWHHKQRAAFLTVSAGLGHSIYAPVRFACRPEATLITLVPAAV
- a CDS encoding aspartate-semialdehyde dehydrogenase, with amino-acid sequence MSTPQHIAIVGATGQVGTVMLTLLEQRDFPVASLRLFASARSAGKTITFQGKEIVVEDVATADPTGIQIALFSAGATGSRAYAPRFAEAGAMVIDNSSAWRMDPEVPLVVSEVNPHTIDRAVKGIIANPNCTTMAMMPVLSVLHNRAELVRLVVTTFQAVSGSGLAGAEELAQQVQAAVSQGDLTCLVHDGSAVDFPEPVKYAKPIAFNVLPLAGSIVDDGLGETDEEKKLRYESRRILGIPDLRVSGTCVRVPVFTGHSLSVNAEFAKPFSAEQATELLRSAPGVRLSEVPTPLGAAGQDSSYVGRIREDQSTADGNGLAFFVSNDNLRKGAALNAVQIAEIVAERNSR
- a CDS encoding aspartate kinase codes for the protein MALIVQKFGGSSVADAESIKRVAKRIVDTHRQGNDVVVAISAMGDSTDDLLDLAHAVSPIPAPRELDMLLTAGERISMALLAMAIKGMGHEALSFTGSQAGMITDATHGAARIVDVTPKRVRAALDRGAIAIVAGFQGFNRGTGDITTLGRGGSDTTAVALAAALNADVCEIYSDVDGVYTSDPRIVPNARKIDFIMSEEMLELAASGAKILYIRAVEYARRHGVTLHVRSSFNNNEGTIVYNPEDGIPNGGSVEEPIITGIATDSGEAKITVVGVSDIPGKAAEIFEIVAKTGANIDMIVQNVSAAATGRTDISFTLPSGDGSRVIDALEAERERIEFLSLQYDDQIGKLAVVGAGMRTNAGVSAKFFRALFDAGINIEMISTSEIRISVVTRADSLAEAARVLHAAFELDADDVAIVHAGTGR
- the recR gene encoding recombination mediator RecR; this translates as MYEGIIQDLIEEFGRLPGIGPKSAQRITFHIVQSQSADVSRLAELLSTVRERVQFCVQCGNVSEQEFCSICRDPRRDSTLICVVEEPKDVVAIERTLQFRGLYHVLGGAISPIDGIGPDNLNIASLMRRLADTEVSEIILATDPNLEGEATAAYLSRLFKSMDVPVSRLASGLPVGGDLEFADEVTLGRAFEGRRSID